A genomic region of Mycobacterium senriense contains the following coding sequences:
- a CDS encoding phosphonatase-like hydrolase produces MSARLELAVLDMAGTTIDEGQQVYRVLAETAVAYGATPSPADIARWHGAAKHEALRALLTGPGGEPPSADLLDTVVADFRSRLTAAYAISPPCPLPGVTDAMAVLRSAGIRVALTTGFDRDIVDSLISALGWDGDSVADDVVCGSDVAAGRPAPFMIFRAMENLGVVGVDRVLIAGDTPRDLQAGTNSGAAFVVGVLSGAGDAVELGRHRHTHLVASVADLPTLLELRNAAASPA; encoded by the coding sequence ATGAGCGCCCGGCTCGAGCTGGCCGTACTGGACATGGCCGGCACCACCATTGACGAGGGACAGCAGGTCTACCGGGTTCTGGCTGAAACGGCGGTCGCCTATGGCGCAACACCGTCACCGGCCGACATCGCTCGCTGGCACGGGGCGGCCAAACACGAGGCGCTGCGTGCGCTGCTCACCGGACCCGGTGGTGAGCCCCCGAGTGCGGACCTGCTGGACACGGTGGTCGCCGATTTCCGTTCCCGGCTGACGGCCGCCTACGCGATCTCGCCGCCATGCCCGCTGCCCGGTGTTACCGACGCGATGGCCGTGCTGCGCTCCGCCGGCATCCGGGTCGCGCTCACCACCGGGTTCGATCGCGACATCGTCGACTCACTGATTTCCGCTTTGGGCTGGGACGGCGATTCGGTGGCGGACGACGTCGTTTGCGGCAGCGACGTGGCGGCCGGGCGCCCGGCGCCCTTCATGATCTTCCGGGCGATGGAGAACCTCGGTGTCGTCGGCGTGGACCGCGTGCTCATCGCCGGAGACACCCCGCGTGACCTGCAAGCCGGAACCAACTCCGGCGCGGCGTTCGTCGTCGGTGTCCTGTCCGGGGCCGGGGACGCGGTCGAACTCGGCAGGCATCGGCACACCCATCTGGTCGCGTCGGTGGCCGACCTGCCCACGCTGCTCGAGCTGCGCAACGCGGCGGCCAGCCCCGCGTGA
- a CDS encoding GntR family transcriptional regulator, with translation MAVALHEMIADSLREQIRAGELPVGAELPSESQLCDRWKASRGPVRQALAALRAEGVIAGGRGKRPVVRTTSIGQPFDTLLSYSAWAQSIGRKPGQRTLELALRRADQHAASVLQIDEGAPVVQMLRLRYLDGEPAMLERATFVADVGRRLFDFDCDSGSLWAYLLSQGVRFSTASHVIDAIAADPVDSAHLSVAQGDPLLRQQRITRGVRGEIIEYHDDRYLPSMVSFTLENTLDARCALARNAKPGAEADAR, from the coding sequence ATGGCAGTGGCGCTGCACGAAATGATCGCCGACAGCCTGCGGGAGCAGATCCGGGCCGGAGAGCTGCCCGTGGGTGCTGAGCTTCCGTCGGAATCTCAGCTCTGCGACCGGTGGAAGGCGTCACGCGGACCCGTGCGCCAGGCGCTGGCGGCGCTGCGCGCCGAAGGAGTCATCGCCGGCGGTCGCGGGAAACGGCCGGTCGTCCGCACGACTTCGATCGGCCAGCCGTTCGACACGCTGCTGTCTTACTCCGCCTGGGCCCAATCGATCGGGCGCAAGCCCGGACAGCGCACGCTCGAATTGGCCTTGCGCCGAGCGGATCAACACGCGGCCTCGGTGCTCCAGATCGACGAGGGGGCGCCGGTCGTGCAAATGTTGCGGTTGCGCTACCTCGACGGCGAGCCCGCGATGCTGGAACGCGCGACGTTCGTCGCGGACGTGGGTCGCCGGTTGTTCGACTTCGATTGCGACTCAGGGTCGTTGTGGGCTTACCTGTTGTCGCAAGGGGTGCGGTTCTCGACCGCTTCTCACGTCATCGACGCGATCGCGGCCGACCCCGTCGACTCTGCGCATCTCTCTGTGGCGCAAGGTGATCCGCTGCTAAGGCAGCAGCGGATCACCCGAGGAGTCAGGGGCGAGATCATCGAATACCACGACGACCGGTATCTGCCTTCCATGGTCAGCTTCACACTGGAGAACACCCTGGACGCGCGCTGCGCCCTCGCCCGAAATGCCAAGCCCGGGGCGGAGGCGGACGCCCGATGA
- a CDS encoding zinc-binding dehydrogenase, producing MQPTPSPQKAAVRIDHTLAAVWRGGADIAVESVTVPPLGPGDALVRVRLATVCGSDRLTVSGRRQQPCPSILGHETVGEIVALGTGEPRAVDGRSLRVGQRVIWSVTWPCGTCDRCLAGVTAKCRVVHKAGHEALNSEWALSGGYAQHVLLPRGLPVAVVDDDLMDSVAAPASCATATVMAVLERAGSLAGRRVIVLGAGMLGLTAIAAAVSAGASVVTAVDPAAARRQLARRFGATSVRDSVGGADASDILLEFSGVPDVLQDGLAGLDVQGIAVLAGSVAPNAAVAVDAESVVRRQLSILGVHNYEPRHLAAALTFLHRTCERFPWHELVADPGSLDDLGALLVASAGPVPRYSIAP from the coding sequence ATGCAGCCGACGCCATCGCCCCAAAAGGCCGCCGTCAGGATCGACCACACCTTGGCGGCCGTGTGGCGGGGCGGCGCCGACATCGCGGTGGAATCGGTGACCGTGCCCCCGCTGGGGCCCGGTGATGCGTTGGTGCGAGTCAGGCTTGCCACGGTGTGCGGTAGCGACAGACTTACGGTGAGCGGACGGCGCCAACAGCCGTGCCCGTCGATCCTCGGCCACGAGACCGTCGGTGAGATCGTGGCGCTGGGCACCGGTGAGCCACGGGCCGTGGATGGACGGTCGTTGCGCGTGGGTCAACGCGTCATCTGGAGCGTGACGTGGCCGTGCGGCACCTGCGACCGGTGCCTGGCCGGCGTCACGGCGAAGTGCCGGGTGGTGCACAAGGCCGGCCATGAGGCGCTGAACTCCGAATGGGCGCTGTCCGGTGGGTACGCCCAGCACGTGCTGCTCCCGCGCGGCTTGCCCGTTGCCGTGGTCGACGACGACCTCATGGATTCGGTCGCCGCACCTGCGTCGTGTGCTACGGCGACGGTCATGGCCGTTCTCGAACGCGCGGGAAGCCTGGCCGGCCGACGAGTCATTGTGCTCGGCGCCGGCATGCTCGGGCTGACCGCGATCGCCGCCGCCGTGTCTGCAGGCGCTTCCGTGGTGACCGCGGTCGATCCGGCCGCGGCCAGAAGGCAGTTGGCACGGCGATTCGGCGCTACCTCGGTGCGGGATTCGGTCGGCGGCGCCGACGCGAGCGACATCTTGCTGGAATTCTCCGGCGTACCGGATGTCCTGCAAGACGGGCTGGCAGGCCTCGACGTCCAGGGGATAGCCGTCCTCGCCGGCTCCGTCGCACCGAATGCGGCCGTGGCGGTCGACGCCGAGTCGGTGGTACGCCGTCAACTGTCCATCCTCGGCGTACACAATTACGAACCGCGACACCTGGCAGCGGCACTGACCTTTTTGCACCGAACGTGCGAGCGCTTCCCGTGGCACGAGTTGGTCGCCGACCCCGGATCACTCGACGACCTCGGCGCCCTGCTGGTCGCGTCCGCGGGACCTGTGCCGCGATACTCGATCGCCCCTTGA
- a CDS encoding cyclopropane mycolic acid synthase family methyltransferase, whose product MSDKPGDAVSLEPHFEDVQAHYDLSDEFFALFLDPTRTYSCAYFERDDMTLEEAQYAKVDLSLGKLGLQPGMTLLDIGCGWGTTIVRGLENYDVNVVGLTLSRNQQAHVQRRLDSHPSARSKRVLLQGWEQFDEKVDRIVSIGAFEHFGRDRYDEFFKKAYEALPADGVMMLHTIIKPSDEEFAERGLPITMTKLRFMKFIMDEIFPGGDLPQAKGVVEHAERAGFGVKLIQPLRLHYARTLDTWSAALEARRDEAIAIQSEEVYDRYMKYLTGCADLFREGYTDVAQFTLTKG is encoded by the coding sequence TTGTCCGACAAACCCGGTGATGCCGTCAGCTTGGAACCGCATTTCGAGGACGTACAAGCGCACTACGACCTGTCCGACGAATTCTTCGCGCTCTTCCTGGACCCGACGCGGACCTACAGCTGCGCCTATTTCGAGCGCGACGATATGACGCTGGAAGAGGCGCAGTACGCGAAGGTCGACCTCTCGCTGGGCAAGCTCGGGCTGCAGCCTGGCATGACATTGCTCGACATCGGGTGCGGGTGGGGCACCACGATCGTCCGCGGCCTGGAGAACTACGACGTCAACGTCGTCGGCCTCACGCTCAGCCGCAATCAACAGGCACACGTGCAGCGCCGGCTGGACAGCCATCCCTCGGCGCGGTCCAAGCGCGTGCTGCTTCAGGGCTGGGAGCAGTTCGACGAGAAGGTCGACCGGATCGTGTCGATCGGCGCCTTCGAGCACTTCGGGCGCGACCGGTACGACGAATTCTTCAAGAAGGCCTACGAGGCGCTACCGGCCGACGGCGTCATGATGCTGCACACCATCATCAAGCCCAGCGACGAGGAATTCGCGGAGCGCGGGCTGCCCATCACCATGACCAAGCTGCGCTTCATGAAATTCATCATGGACGAGATCTTCCCGGGCGGAGACCTGCCGCAGGCCAAGGGCGTCGTGGAGCACGCCGAGCGGGCCGGCTTTGGTGTGAAGCTGATTCAGCCGCTGCGCCTGCACTATGCCCGCACCCTCGACACCTGGTCGGCGGCGCTCGAGGCGCGCCGGGACGAGGCCATCGCGATTCAGTCCGAAGAGGTCTACGACCGGTACATGAAGTACCTGACCGGATGCGCGGACCTGTTCCGCGAGGGCTACACCGACGTCGCGCAGTTCACCCTGACCAAGGGATGA